The Bifidobacterium eulemuris genome includes a window with the following:
- a CDS encoding glycoside hydrolase family 20 zincin-like fold domain-containing protein, whose amino-acid sequence MTATSAMPQRGLALVPTPRLVRDSGRRLTMPYIGRIVETAEAGRLDPTCVLASQLADDIEQATGLRWDTAKGDSWQGFIRLEVIRESSGGGDDAPVMGERAYRLDIAEDGVTVLGGGLPGLRDGVQTLRQIIRQSAPALPAVHIEDEPAFAVRGYYLDATRGRVPTLDWLKQWADLLCLAKYNQLQLYVEHSFAFDHMSETWRGVCPLTPAQIIEFDAYCAERGIELVPSVSTFGHHYMALRTRELRDLGEFPEQADRAYSFIERMEHHTLNITDERAFDFSCSLVDSYVELFRSRKFNICADETFDLGKGRGRGEAERRGVAAMYADYVTRLCRHLSERGYKPQFWGDIAVEMPQILDSLPDDVTLLNWIYEPEAVDEKVRLVARSGARQIVCPAVWGWNSLLARPHDAWRNISRMARYGWRHGADGMLVTDWGDFGHINDPRMSIPSMMVGAQYAWDPETLGDADDSEAVARMEAELNRRIALAAYGDAGGRLVEAWSDAARQVAFGWHELVGIVELDDGRGGLNEDVQAVMASRCEGVYRERVAAASTVRQAREASMAALEGRLDAAEAMNAALAGDRQTIAEAIAGASGDRAALAQSLMLACEGQMLLNDIGAHLASVWRDADGEADDAESAKRGRLLAARWETWFEIYCRVWRSISEESELRRIADVVWRTADLLR is encoded by the coding sequence ATGACCGCAACATCAGCCATGCCGCAACGAGGTCTGGCCTTGGTTCCGACGCCCCGACTGGTGCGGGACTCCGGCCGTCGTCTCACGATGCCCTATATCGGACGCATCGTCGAAACCGCGGAGGCGGGCCGGCTCGACCCAACCTGCGTGCTGGCCTCGCAATTGGCCGACGATATCGAACAGGCCACCGGCCTGCGGTGGGACACGGCGAAAGGCGATTCCTGGCAAGGATTCATCCGGTTGGAGGTTATCCGCGAATCCTCGGGCGGCGGCGATGACGCGCCGGTTATGGGGGAGCGCGCCTACCGGCTGGACATCGCCGAAGACGGCGTCACCGTACTCGGCGGCGGACTGCCCGGCCTGCGCGACGGCGTGCAGACGTTGCGCCAGATCATCCGCCAATCCGCGCCCGCCCTGCCGGCGGTCCATATCGAGGACGAACCGGCCTTCGCGGTGCGCGGGTACTATCTCGACGCCACGCGCGGCAGGGTCCCCACGCTCGACTGGCTCAAACAGTGGGCCGACCTGCTGTGCCTGGCCAAATACAACCAGCTGCAGCTCTACGTCGAACACAGCTTCGCCTTCGACCATATGAGCGAGACCTGGCGCGGCGTCTGCCCGCTGACCCCGGCCCAGATCATCGAATTCGACGCCTATTGCGCCGAGCGCGGCATCGAACTGGTGCCCTCCGTCTCGACCTTCGGACACCACTACATGGCCCTGCGCACACGGGAGCTGCGCGACCTGGGCGAATTCCCCGAACAGGCCGACCGCGCCTACAGTTTCATCGAACGCATGGAACACCACACGCTCAACATCACCGACGAGCGTGCCTTCGACTTCTCCTGCTCGCTGGTGGACTCCTATGTGGAACTGTTCCGCTCGAGGAAATTCAACATCTGCGCCGACGAGACCTTCGACCTTGGCAAGGGGCGGGGGCGCGGCGAGGCCGAACGCCGCGGGGTCGCCGCGATGTACGCCGACTATGTGACCCGCCTGTGCCGCCACTTGAGCGAGCGGGGGTACAAGCCGCAGTTTTGGGGCGACATCGCCGTGGAGATGCCGCAGATCCTCGACTCCCTGCCCGACGACGTCACGCTGCTCAACTGGATCTACGAGCCCGAAGCCGTCGACGAGAAGGTGCGTCTGGTCGCGCGATCCGGCGCCCGGCAGATCGTCTGCCCCGCCGTGTGGGGATGGAATTCGCTGCTGGCCCGCCCGCACGACGCATGGCGCAACATCTCGCGTATGGCCCGGTATGGCTGGCGTCATGGCGCCGACGGCATGCTGGTCACCGACTGGGGTGATTTCGGACATATCAACGATCCGCGCATGTCGATCCCGTCCATGATGGTCGGCGCGCAATACGCGTGGGATCCCGAGACGCTCGGCGACGCGGACGACTCCGAGGCCGTCGCCCGTATGGAGGCCGAGCTCAACCGGCGCATCGCGCTCGCGGCCTACGGCGACGCCGGCGGCCGGCTGGTCGAAGCGTGGAGCGACGCCGCCCGGCAGGTCGCCTTCGGCTGGCATGAGCTGGTCGGCATCGTGGAATTGGACGATGGGCGCGGCGGACTCAATGAGGATGTGCAGGCCGTCATGGCCTCCCGATGCGAAGGCGTCTATCGCGAGCGCGTGGCCGCCGCCTCCACGGTGCGTCAGGCGCGTGAGGCGTCGATGGCGGCGCTGGAAGGCCGTCTCGACGCGGCCGAAGCGATGAACGCCGCGCTGGCCGGGGACCGCCAGACCATCGCCGAAGCGATCGCGGGCGCCTCCGGCGATCGCGCCGCGCTGGCCCAGTCTCTGATGCTCGCATGCGAAGGCCAGATGCTGCTCAACGACATCGGCGCGCATCTCGCCAGCGTCTGGCGAGATGCCGACGGTGAGGCGGATGATGCCGAATCGGCCAAGCGTGGCCGTCTCCTCGCCGCACGGTGGGAGACATGGTTCGAGATCTATTGCCGTGTGTGGCGGTCGATCAGCGAGGAATCGGAACTGCGCCGCATCGCGGATGTCGTCTGGCGAACCGCCGATCTATTGCGGTGA
- a CDS encoding ABC transporter substrate-binding protein: MNYRKALAAAASVAAVASLAACGVKDDATTVSTTDAITIGTTDKVTSVDPAGSYDNGSYAVQIQIFPFLYAQDYDTSELSADIAADEGTWSEDGTEFTVKLKEGLKFANGNDLTASDVKFSYDRIKTINDENGPSSLLANIESVEVVDDTTVVFKDSVPFDVTLKQVMSSPAGPIVDEDVFDADAITDADTIVSGGGFAGPYTLASFKMNETASYEKNDAYQGLTPAQNDAVQVKYFADSSNLKMAVEQSQIDVAYRSLTPTDIEDLSGNDNVNVVTGPGGEERLLVFNMKLQPFGESQADADADKARAVRQAVANLIDRDELSEKVYKGTYTPLYSYIPDGLAGHEDTLKDSYGDGEGGPSLDKAQAVLEAAGITTPVELKLQYNGDHYGSSSADEYAAIKTQLEEGGLFTVDLQQTEWTQYNKDRVVTDESDGSYPLYQLGWFPDYSDPDNYLSPFFRDGNFVNNGYSNAEINDLIVQQAGESDENVREELLKQIQVLETEDLSTIPLLQGAQTAVTGTNIDGVVLDASFRFRYASVTKS; this comes from the coding sequence GTGAACTACAGGAAAGCCTTGGCCGCCGCCGCATCCGTCGCGGCCGTCGCATCGCTCGCCGCATGCGGTGTGAAAGACGACGCCACCACCGTCAGCACCACCGACGCCATCACCATCGGCACCACCGACAAGGTCACCTCCGTCGACCCCGCCGGCTCCTACGACAACGGCTCCTACGCCGTGCAGATCCAGATCTTCCCGTTCCTGTACGCTCAGGACTACGACACCTCCGAGTTGAGCGCCGACATCGCCGCCGACGAGGGCACCTGGAGCGAGGACGGCACCGAATTCACCGTCAAGCTCAAAGAAGGTCTGAAATTCGCCAACGGCAACGATCTGACCGCCTCCGACGTGAAGTTCTCCTACGACCGCATCAAAACCATCAACGATGAGAACGGCCCCAGCTCGCTGCTGGCCAACATCGAATCCGTCGAGGTCGTCGACGACACCACCGTCGTGTTCAAGGACTCCGTGCCCTTCGACGTGACCCTCAAGCAGGTGATGAGCTCCCCGGCCGGTCCGATCGTCGACGAGGACGTGTTCGACGCCGACGCGATCACCGACGCCGACACCATCGTCAGCGGCGGCGGCTTCGCCGGACCGTACACGCTCGCCTCGTTCAAGATGAACGAAACCGCCTCCTATGAGAAGAACGACGCCTATCAAGGACTGACCCCGGCGCAGAACGACGCCGTCCAGGTCAAGTACTTCGCCGACTCGTCCAATCTGAAGATGGCCGTCGAGCAGTCCCAGATCGATGTGGCCTACCGTTCGCTCACGCCGACCGACATCGAGGACCTCTCCGGCAACGACAACGTCAACGTCGTCACCGGTCCCGGCGGCGAGGAACGCCTGCTGGTGTTCAACATGAAGCTGCAGCCCTTCGGCGAGTCCCAGGCCGACGCCGACGCCGACAAGGCCCGGGCCGTGCGCCAGGCCGTGGCCAACCTCATCGACCGCGACGAGCTCTCCGAGAAGGTGTACAAGGGCACCTACACCCCGCTGTACTCCTACATCCCCGACGGCCTGGCCGGCCATGAGGACACGCTGAAGGACTCCTACGGCGACGGCGAGGGCGGCCCCAGCCTCGACAAGGCCCAGGCCGTGCTCGAGGCGGCCGGCATCACCACCCCGGTCGAACTCAAGCTCCAGTACAACGGCGACCACTACGGCTCGTCCTCCGCCGACGAGTACGCGGCCATCAAAACCCAGCTCGAGGAAGGTGGCCTGTTCACCGTCGACCTGCAGCAGACCGAATGGACCCAGTACAACAAGGACCGCGTCGTCACCGACGAATCCGACGGCTCCTACCCGCTGTACCAGCTGGGCTGGTTCCCGGACTACTCCGATCCGGACAACTACCTGTCCCCGTTCTTCCGCGACGGCAACTTCGTCAACAACGGCTACTCCAACGCCGAAATCAACGATCTGATCGTCCAGCAGGCCGGCGAGTCCGACGAAAACGTGCGTGAGGAGCTGCTCAAGCAGATCCAGGTCCTCGAAACCGAGGATCTGTCCACCATCCCACTGTTGCAAGGCGCCCAGACCGCGGTCACCGGCACCAACATCGACGGTGTGGTCCTCGACGCGTCCTTCCGCTTCCGCTACGCGTCCGTGACCAAGAGCTGA